CACGCCTGGAACAATTCTCCCTTTTACCGGGAGCGGTTCGAGCAGGCCGGCGTTTCGCCGGAAGATATCCGCACCCTTGCCGATCTGCAAAAACTTCCGTTCACTACCGCGGACGACCTGCGGGCCGGCTATCCCTTTCCGCTGCGGGCGATGCCCTTTGAGGATCTCGTTCGCATCCATTCTTCCTCCGGCACCACGGGCAAGCGGAAGGTCCTCTGCTACAGCCAGAAGGACCTGGACGACTGGGCGGCAATGTTCTGCCGCTGCTACGAGATGGCAGGGGTGACGCGGGAGGACCGCGTCCAGATATGTGTCGGCTATGGTCTCTGGACTGCCGGAATCGGTTTCCAAACCGGCTGCGAGCGTTTCGGCGCCCTTGCCGTGCCGGTTGGCCCCGGAAATCTGGAGATTCAGACCACCTTTATGATGGATCTCCAGTCGACGGTCATCTGCTGCACTGCCTCCATGGGACTGCTGCTTGCCGAAGAGGTCCAGCGGCGGGGGCTTAGGGACAAGCTCAAGGTCCGCAAGGTGATTCTCGGTGCCGAGCGTTCCAGTGAGGCGATCCTGTCCAAGATTCGCGAGGCGCTCGGCGCCGAGTCGGTCCATGACATCACCGGGCTTACTGAGGTCTACGGGCCGGGCACCGGCCTCTCCTGCGCCGCGCCGGGAAGCGGCGGCGCCATTCACTACTGGGCCGACTACTACCTTCTCGAAATTCTCAATCCCGAGACGCTCCAGCCGGTGGCGCCGGGGGAGGTGGGGGAGATGGTCTTCACGACCCTGCGAAAGGAGGGTGCGCCGCTCATCCGTTACCGCTCCCGTGACCTCACGCGCCTGATTCCCGGCGATTGCCCCTGCGGCTGCAGTTTCCCCCGCCACGACCGGATTCTCGG
The nucleotide sequence above comes from Geobacter benzoatilyticus. Encoded proteins:
- a CDS encoding phenylacetate--CoA ligase is translated as MLTRFPATFSSQAELERLQLAGVQWTVAHAWNNSPFYRERFEQAGVSPEDIRTLADLQKLPFTTADDLRAGYPFPLRAMPFEDLVRIHSSSGTTGKRKVLCYSQKDLDDWAAMFCRCYEMAGVTREDRVQICVGYGLWTAGIGFQTGCERFGALAVPVGPGNLEIQTTFMMDLQSTVICCTASMGLLLAEEVQRRGLRDKLKVRKVILGAERSSEAILSKIREALGAESVHDITGLTEVYGPGTGLSCAAPGSGGAIHYWADYYLLEILNPETLQPVAPGEVGEMVFTTLRKEGAPLIRYRSRDLTRLIPGDCPCGCSFPRHDRILGRSDDVVIFRGVNIYPGQVDEILDTVEGIGSEFQVVLDRGADGRDYMTIRVERGEDGNPADDALLARRISSAVKHSLMVSCEVTLLPYGELPRSEGKTKRMFDNRNY